A genomic window from Strix uralensis isolate ZFMK-TIS-50842 chromosome 20, bStrUra1, whole genome shotgun sequence includes:
- the LOC141952471 gene encoding argininosuccinate lyase, which produces MAAEGDKMMGGRFVGSTDPVMEMLSSSITYDQRLSEVDIQGSMAYAKALEKAGILSKAELEKILSGLEKISEEWSKGIFVVTQTDEDIHTANERRLKELIGDIAGKLHTGRSRNDQVVTDLKLFMKNSLSVISTHLLQLIKTLVERAAIEIDVILPGYTHLQKAQPIRWSQFLLSHAVALTRDSERLGEIKKRINVLPLGSGALAGNPLEIDRELLRSELDFASISLNSMDAVSERDFVVEFLSVATLLMIHLSKMAEDLIIYSTSEFGFLTLSDTYCTGSSLMPQKKNPDSLELIRSKAGRVFGRLAAILMVLKGLPSTYNKDLQEDKEAVFDVVDTLNAVLQVATGVISTLQINKENMEKALSPEILSSDLALYLVHKGMPFRQAHVASGKAVHLAESKGVTINNLSLEDLKSISPLIGSDVSQVFNVVNSVEQYTAMGGTAKSSVTAQIEQLRELLKKLKEQA; this is translated from the exons ATGGCAGCCGAG GGGGATAAAATGATGGGAGGAAGGTTTGTTGGAAGTACGGATCCAGTCATGGAGATGCTCAGCTCTTCCATTACCTATGATCAGAGACTGTCTGAAGTTGATATCCAGGGGAGCATGGCTTATGCCAAAGCCTTGGAGAAAGCCGGTATCCTATctaaagctgagctggagaagatccTGAGTGGcctggaaaag ATCTCTGAGGAATGGTCTAAAGGAATCTTTGTGGTGACCCAAACTGATGAGGACATCCACACTGCCAACGAACGCAGACTAAAG GAGTTGATTGGAGACATAGCAGGAAAGCTGCACACTGGAAGAAGCAGGAATGATCAG GTTGTGACCGACTTGAAGCTGTTCATGAAGAATTCCCTCTCTGTCATCTCCActcacctcctgcagctcatTAAGACCCTGGTGGAACGTGCTGCCAT AGAAATTGATGTTATCTTGCCTGGCTACACCCACCTGCAGAAAGCTCAGCCCATCAGATGGAGCCAGTTCTTGCTCAG CCATGCTGTTGCTCTGACCCGTGATTCTGAGCGCTTGGGAGAGATAAAGAAGAGGATTAATGTCTTACCTTTGGGAAG CGGTGCTCTGGCTGGCAACCCACTGGAAATTGATAGAGAGCTTCTGCGTAGTG AGCTGGACTTTGCCTCCATCAGCCTGAACAGCATGGATGCCGTTAGCGAGAGAGACTTTGTGG TGGAATTCCTCTCTGTTGCCACCCTGCTGATGATCCACCTTAGCAAGATGGCTGAAGATCTCATCATCTACAGTACCAGCGAGTTTGGCTTTCTGACACTCTCTGATACCTACTG cactggcagcagcctGATGCCTCAGAAGAAGAATCCTGATAGCCTGGAGCTGATCCGCAGCAAAGCTGGACGAGTGTTTGGACGG CTGGCTGCTATTCTCATGGTTCTCAAGGGACTTCCAAGCACCTACAACAAGGATCTGCAG GAGGACAAGGAGGCCGTCTTTGATGTTGTGGACACCCTGAATGCTGTGCTCCAGGTTGCCACTGGAGTGATTTCTACCCTCCAG ATCAACAAGGAGAACATGGAGAAGGCACTGAGCCCTGAGATCCTGTCATCTGACCTGGCTCTCTACTTGGTTCATAAAGGA ATGCCATTCAGACAAGCCCACGTTGCCTCTGGGAAGGCCGTCCACCTCGCCGAGTCTAAAGGCGTCACCATCAATAATCTCAGCCTGGAGGACCTGAAGAGCATCAG ccccctgatAGGCAGCGACGTCTCCCAGGTCTTCAATGTTGTCAACAGCGTGGAGCAGTACACGGCCATGGGCGGTACCGCCAAGAGCAGCGTGACTGCCCAGATCGAGCAGCTCAGGGAGCTGCTGAAGAAGCTGAAGGAACAAGCCTAG